Proteins co-encoded in one Candidatus Babeliales bacterium genomic window:
- the rpsS gene encoding 30S ribosomal protein S19, translating into MARSTKKGPFVDESLLVKVHKVKESGKKEAIKTWSRRSMVIPEFVGLTIAVHNGKKFLPVFITENMVGHYLGEFAPTRTFRLHSGQKKTGAESADK; encoded by the coding sequence ATGGCAAGATCCACCAAGAAGGGCCCATTTGTAGATGAGTCGCTCCTTGTGAAAGTTCACAAGGTGAAAGAATCTGGCAAAAAAGAGGCTATTAAGACATGGTCTCGCAGAAGTATGGTTATTCCTGAATTTGTCGGGTTAACAATTGCAGTGCATAATGGTAAAAAGTTCCTTCCAGTCTTCATTACGGAAAACATGGTGGGTCATTATTTAGGTGAATTTGCGCCAACGCGTACCTTCAGGCTACATAGTGGCCAGAAGAAGACCGGGGCAGAGTCTGCTGATAAGTAA
- the rplV gene encoding 50S ribosomal protein L22, with protein MQFTAKARYIRFSPYKLRPLVDVVRGKDADYALNWFSTCALKRVRPLKKILESAVANAKSQANLAESDLVVREFCVDEGPTITYYKPGAMGRANLQRRRLSHLKVMVAPKVSTEQSKKKEE; from the coding sequence ATGCAATTTACAGCAAAAGCTCGTTATATTCGTTTCTCGCCCTACAAGCTGCGTCCATTAGTTGATGTGGTGCGTGGTAAGGATGCGGATTATGCGTTGAACTGGTTTTCAACCTGTGCACTTAAACGAGTGAGGCCATTGAAAAAGATTCTAGAATCTGCTGTTGCCAATGCTAAGAGCCAGGCGAACCTTGCAGAGTCGGATTTGGTAGTGCGAGAGTTTTGTGTGGATGAAGGTCCAACGATTACGTATTACAAACCAGGGGCAATGGGTCGCGCAAATTTACAGCGCAGGCGGCTCAGTCATCTGAAGGTTATGGTGGCTCCTAAAGTGTCAACTGAACAAAGCAAAAAGAAAGAGGAATAG